Proteins encoded together in one Bos indicus isolate NIAB-ARS_2022 breed Sahiwal x Tharparkar chromosome 3, NIAB-ARS_B.indTharparkar_mat_pri_1.0, whole genome shotgun sequence window:
- the LOC139182211 gene encoding eukaryotic translation initiation factor 1, whose protein sequence is MSAIQNLHSFDPFADASKGDDLLPAGTEDYIHIRIQQRNGRKTLTTVQGIADDYDKKKLVKAFKKKFACNGTVIEHPEYGEVIQLQGDQRKNICQFLVEIGLAKDDQLKVHGF, encoded by the coding sequence ATGTCCGCTATCCAGAACCTCCACTCTTTCGACCCCTTTGCTGATGCAAGTAAGGGTGATGATCTGCTTCCTGCTGGCACTGAGGATTATATCCATATAAGAATTCAACAGAGAAACGGCAGGAAGACCCTTACTACTGTCCAAGGGATCGCTGATGATTACGATAAAAAGAAACTAGTGAAGGCGTTTAAGAagaaatttgcctgcaatggtACTGTAATTGAGCATCCAGAATATGGAGAAGTAATTCAGCTACAGGGTGACCAGCGCAAGAACATATGCCAGTTCCTGGTAGAGATTGGACTGGCTAAGGACGACCAGCTGAAGGTTCATGGGTTTTAA